The following coding sequences are from one Schizosaccharomyces osmophilus chromosome 1, complete sequence window:
- the sss1 gene encoding translocon gamma subunit Sss1, whose protein sequence is MAENFEELIQAPKDLYKEGSLFVKRCVKPDRKEFFSVSRAVATGFVLMGFIGYIIKLIHIPINKVLVGGA, encoded by the exons ATGGCTGAGAATTTCGAAGAATTAATCCAGGCTCCTAAGGACTTGTATAAAGAGGGATCTCTTTTTGTTAAGCGCTGTGTCAAGCCCGATCGTAAAG AGTTTTTTAGTGTCTCCAGAGCCGTTGCTACTGGTTTTGTGCTTATGGGATTCATTGGTTACATTATCAAGTTGATTCATATTCCCATAAACAAAGTACTTGT TGGTGGTGCTTAA
- a CDS encoding RNA-binding protein yields MAYLSNRHLLDASPSLPDPSSHFNPRSSVQPSSSTHLPVWEDPSFSPHQPSPSTAPPFSQQPSSHDSSSRFFSFPSQSAHPPTSVFADKISHPSNYPWRSNQVKLPVYNSSNTTSPSNPSNPSNPSSSLSNRWSFQSLRTNSLSHDQTALDLSLDSSFKHDPSSTHPRHSASVLSRHPDPASSAHSFSPPKRSLSNTPLLDPLSSSASSSSSSRPLSSGLQALSIHEPPFNPASSHRTPSNQNIQRYFSQRKPLNNTLLNNSRLGQHSAPINHLLRNMSTSPSFSLDGSETSLTPMSLSRSIPDSPVETDSVHTPSFCSSSESLAMYPEPKANICPLPSCPNHKTAQFLPQFPMQPNVPSLHERSPNINTTASDSCYDGKLGHYETGQKFVYQNSIKKPSVPRNVSDFTPIDENLQPIRQAGKQKKPEDNKSSTNKKYASNKLKNMEFPSLDEMLGRIPLICKDQHGCRYLQKLLDENPKTNASLVYNEVVSSIVELMKDPFGNYMCQKLFVYAYREQKLAMVKGIGKDVVGICSDLHGTRAMQNIIDKLTSNEQISILMRILTPFLVELACDGNGNHVLQKCIDKFLPEKLELLFFSIKRHVFKLATHRHGCCVLQRSLDATKGLMKNQLVEEIISHALFLVQDPYGNYVIQHILEMNVEQYNAGISQQFQGHICELSLQKFSSNAIEDCIRTASPSTRKWILDEFLSYPKIEDLLNDSYANYVMQSFLIHSDDEEREKIVHLLIPLLPKISASNHGRHIIGKITEYAKS; encoded by the coding sequence ATGGCTTACCTATCCAACAGACATCTTCTAGACGCCTCCCCTTCTCTCCCCGATCCCTCTTCTCATTTCAATCCACGTTCCTCCGTTCAACCCTCTTCTTCCACCCATCTGCCTGTTTGGGAGgatccttccttttctccTCATCAACCTTCTCCATCCACCGCTCCTCCTTTCTCTCAACAACCTTCCTCCCATGACTCTTCTTCTCGCTTTTTCTCCTTTCCTTCCCAATCCGCCCACCCTCCTACTTCTGTTTTTGCCGACAAAATCTCCCACCCCTCGAATTATCCATGGCGATCCAACCAAGTCAAACTTCCCGTCTACAATTCTTCCAACACCACCTCTCCCTCCAATCCTTCAAATCCTTCaaatccttcttcttctttgtcCAACCGCTGGTCGTTTCAATCCCTCCGCACAAACTCCTTGTCTCACGACCAAACTGCCCTGGATCTTTCTTTAGATTCCTCTTTCAAGCACGATCCCTCTTCCACCCATCCACGACACTCTGCTTCTGTGCTTTCCCGTCATCCCGATCCTGCTTCTTCTGCCCATTCCTTTAGCCCTCCAAAACGCTCCTTATCCAATACTCCACTTCTTGATCCTCTCTcttcttctgcttcttcttcttcttcttcaaggCCTCTATCCTCCGGTTTGCAAGCCCTATCCATCCACGAGCCCCCTTTCAACCCAGCTTCATCTCACCGAACTCCCTCCAACCAAAATATTCAACGATACTTTTCTCAAAGAAAACCTTTGAATAATACTCTACTGAATAATTCCAGGTTAGGCCAACACTCTGCTCCCATCAACCATTTGCTTCGGAACATGAGTACTTCCCCTTCCTTTTCGCTAGATGGCTCTGAAACTTCCCTAACACCCATGTCTTTGTCCCGTAGCATCCCCGATTCTCCCGTTGAGACCGACTCCGTCCACACCCCCAGTTTTTGTTCCTCCTCTGAGTCTCTTGCCATGTATCCAGAACCGAAAGCGAACATATGTCCTTTACCCTCTTGTCCGAATCATAAAACCGCTCAGTTTCTTCCTCAATTCCCCATGCAACCAAACGTTCCCTCCCTTCATGAGCGAAGTCCAAATATAAATACAACTGCTTCCGACTCATGTTACGATGGAAAGCTTGGCCATTATGAGACAGGACAAAAGTTTGTATACCAAAACAGCATAAAGAAACCCTCGGTTCCTAGAAACGTAAGCGATTTCACCCCTATAGATGAGAATCTACAGCCAATTCGCCAAGctggaaaacaaaagaagccTGAGGATAACAAATCGAGCACGAACAAAAAGTATGCCTCGaataaactaaaaaataTGGAATTTCCTTCCCTTGACGAAATGTTGGGTCGAATTCCATTGATTTGCAAAGACCAACACGGCTGTCGCTATCtgcaaaagcttttggaTGAGAATCCAAAAACTAATGCTTCTTTGGTTTACAATGAAGTTGTCTCTTCTATCGTGGAGCTCATGAAAGATCCCTTTGGTAACTATATGTGCCAAAAGCTTTTCGTTTATGCCTACCGAGAGCAAAAACTAGCAATGGTAAAAGGTATTGGAAAAGACGTGGTTGGTATTTGTTCTGATTTACATGGAACTCGAGCTATGCAAAACATTATTGATAAACTTACCTCAAATGAACAAATCTCTATATTGATGCGAATCCTCACGCCGTTTTTGGTAGAGCTAGCCTGTGATGGAAATGGCAATCACGTTTTGCAAAAATGCATCGATAAATTTTTACCTGAGAAACTGGAGCTGttgttcttttccataaaaCGCcatgttttcaaattagCAACCCATAGACATGGATGCTGCGTTCTTCAACGTAGCTTAGATGCCACGAAGGGCTTGATGAAGAACCAACTGGTCGAAGAGATTATAAGCCATGCCTTATTCCTAGTTCAGGATCCTTATGGAAATTATGTAATTCAACATATCTTAGAAATGAACGTCGAACAATACAATGCAGGTATATCACAACAATTTCAAGGCCATATCTGTGAATTGtctttacaaaaattcAGCTCTAATGCTATTGAAGACTGCATTCGTACTGCTTCCCCGTCTACCCGCAAATGGATATTGGATGAGTTTTTGTCTTATCCCAAAATTGAGGACTTGTTAAATGATAGCTATGCAAATTATGTGATGCAAAGCTTCCTAATACATTCGGATGATgaagagagagagaaaaTTGTTCACTTACTAATTCCTCTATTGCCCAAAATTTCTGCTTCCAATCATGGGCGTCATAtaattggaaaaattaCTGAATATGCTAAATCTTAA
- a CDS encoding Rab GAP has translation MTHDPHHSSPLPPPPPPPKHKTKSNPTTTRPSSSSSSSFSRMTSFPIFPFFPISHSSPPPPPPPRRPSLSSTHSSSSSSSYSSAPLFDHQSPEFLHSIPGSLHLASDASIKRLIDRFGALSLLRQLAKDVAERDAFISNVKFHYESREAVFRDLLRQHGLDPVVANTKLAKQRSVLPPSSSSSSHPSTAPAPAPAPAPTTSVPLLSSHLDEPPTPLFVDKPFLKSKISSAINEPFLPSSSSSSSSASSPPLSPTLPTTSSPPISLPNITANNSSHHIPFHKSSPSPSSFPSPKPSHTLVASPTLSSACPSMARLNLDDPSCSFSHSAIEVSDSLSPLADPPSSMQPSSAANLTFPGSVELDNLIPKQDLPPTLRNDWTPHTIAKSNQTFDQFGFVSNLPNSSSTSSSDPSSKTFKPLRSLPSSHAASSLALNLDSTSSPSKTSYLSNDSQDAAQMKRWDDYVQKYSIKYGKFDENSNELLGKCSLGKTKRGSKKRFERFRRLVKQGVPVPYRPKVWLECSGARQLHVPGYYDELLAKSDTSDPSNRIQIDQDIKRTLVGNVFFGGNGPGVPKLRRVLLAYSLHNPEVGYCQGMNVIVAFFLLIYASEEDVFYLVMSLIENYLPKDYFTADLLGSRADQIVFKEYVSLLLPQISSHLKKLKVDLEAVTFHWFLSLYTDTVGTKLGFRILDLFFCDGYPCLFRVAVDIIYTLKDKILACNTPFAVYSLLCDLRSYPFDLDAFLNNAAEKWKYQIHEKDLQRRHTRAMSLL, from the coding sequence ATGACTCATGATCCACACCATTCTTCTCctcttcctcctcctcctcctcctccaaAACACAAAACGAAATCCAATCCTACGACAACTAGaccctcttcttcttcttcttcttctttttcccgTATGACCTCCTTTCCcatctttcctttctttccCATTTCTCACTCttctcctcctcctcctcctcctcctcgACGCCCTTCCCTTTCCTCCACCCAttcctcctcttcttcttcttcctatTCCTCTGCTCCTCTCTTTGACCACCAATCCCCCGAGTTTCTTCATTCCATCCCAGGAAGCCTTCATCTTGCCTCCGATGCTTCCATCAAACGTCTCATTGATCGATTCGGTGCCCTCAGCCTTCTTCGCCAACTCGCCAAAGACGTCGCTGAACGTGACGCTTTTATTTCCAACGTCAAATTCCATTACGAGTCCCGTGAAGCCGTCTTTCGTGACCTTCTTCGTCAACATGGCTTAGACCCTGTCGTTGCCAATACCAAACTTGCAAAACAACGCTCCGTCCttcctccttcttcctcctcctcttcCCATCCATCTACCGCTCCTGCTCCTGCTCCTGCTCCTGCTCCCACCACTTCCGTACCTCTTCTCTCTTCCCATTTGGACGAACCTCCTACTCCCCTTTTCGTCGATAAACCTTTTctaaaatccaaaatttccTCCGCCATCAATGAACCTTTCCTTccctcttcttcttcctcctcctcttcTGCCTCCTCTCCTCCCCTTTCTCCCACCCTTCCCACAACTTCCTCTCCCCCGATTTCCCTTCCAAATATCACTGCCAACAATTCCTCCCATCATATTCCTTTTCACAAATCCTCCCCTTCgccttcttcttttccatcgCCTAAACCTTCCCACACCCTCGTGGCCTCTCCCACCCTCTCTTCCGCCTGCCCATCGATGGCCCGACTGAATCTCGATGATCCTTCCTGCTCTTTTTCCCACAGTGCCATCGAGGTATCTGACTCTTTGTCTCCCCTCGCTGATCCACCGTCCTCCATGCAGCCTTCCTCCGCTGCCAATCTCACGTTTCCTGGTTCAGTGGAGCTCGACAATTTAATTCCAAAACAAGACCTCCCTCCCACTTTAAGAAATGATTGGACTCCTCATACCATTGCCAAGTCCAATCAAACCTTCGACCAATTCGGTTTCGTAAGTAACCTTCCCAACTCGTCCTCCACCTCGTCCTCCGATCCATCTTCCAAAACCTTCAAGCCTCTTAGATCCTTGCCTTCGTCTCATGCCGCTTCGTCCCTAGCCTTGAACCTTGACTCCACCTCATCACCCTCCAAAACATCCTACCTGTCCAACGATTCTCAGGATGCTGCGCAGATGAAGCGCTGGGACGATTATGTTCAAAAATATTCTATCAAGTATGGCAagtttgatgaaaatagCAACGAGTTGCTGGGAAAATGTAGTCTTgggaaaacaaaacgtGGCTCgaaaaaaaggtttgaaCGTTTTCGTCGCCTTGTCAAACAAGGTGTCCCCGTCCCCTATCGTCCCAAAGTCTGGTTAGAATGCTCTGGTGCTCGTCAGTTGCACGTTCCTGGCTACTACGATGAGCTACTTGCAAAATCCGATACTTCCGATCCTTCCAATCGAATCCAGATTGATCAGGATATAAAGCGGACCCTTGTTGGGAATGTCTTTTTTGGCGGAAACGGCCCGGGTGTCCCCAAACTTCGCCGTGTTTTACTCGCTTATAGCTTACATAATCCAGAAGTTGGATACTGCCAAGGAATGAATGTTATTGTGGCCTTTTTCTTGCTAATTTATGCATCAGAAGAAGATGTTTTTTACTTAGTCATGAGTCTCATTGAAAATTATCTCCCAAAAGATTACTTTACTGCCGATCTTTTAGGCTCAAGAGCCGAccaaattgtttttaaagaataTGTCAGTCTTCTGCTGCCTCAAATAAGCTCTCATCTGAAAAAACTAAAGGTGGATTTGGAAGCTGTTACGTTTCATTGGTTCCTTAGTTTGTATACGGATACGGTGGGTACCAAGCTTGGTTTTCGTATTCtagatttatttttttgtgatGGATATCCTTGTTTGTTTCGTGTAGCGGTAGACATAATCTACACGCTAAAAGATAAAATACTGGCATGCAATACCCCGTTTGCCGTCTATTCCCTGTTATGTGATTTGAGGAGTTATCCCTTTGATTTAGACGCGTTTTTGAACAACGCGGCCGAAAAATGGAAGTATCAAATTCATGAGAAGGATTTGCAACGAAGGCATACAAGAGCTATGTCTTTACTTTAA
- the ppk14 gene encoding serine/threonine protein kinase Ppk14, whose amino-acid sequence MSIMDVRRDDGETKVASMGQFTPGKDENQEPSKSSSSSKPSKIRSFMRLYFKENRKFTFSKKKNKELRPSNPSEAAFHSDQQAACTEEDKEDSNKEENGSRDVFSTPTESTEPASSAASSVLNGENKDANPSFETVVQSSTDPSSAHTTDAPNMDSAGHVGSTGVDSLFVKKRDIKKSFFKGGKKKKDPNARSLFNPRRTSQSNGSENQPQSANVDGINPAEEGRKVVSAKKKFGSNARKYSSNSVKIGDVEVGPSSFEKVFLLGKGDVGRVYLVREKKTARFFAMKVLSKQEMIKRHKIKRAFAEQEILATSNHPFIVTLYHSFQSEEYLYLCMEYCMGGEFFRALQRRPGRCLAEHEAKFYIAEVTAALEYLHLMGFIYRDLKPENILLHKSGHIMLSDFDLSKQSGSIGSPTVIQARNSSPSAQSTYALDTKSCIANFRTNSFVGTEEYIAPEVIKGCGHTSAVDWWTLGILFYEMLYATTPFKGKNRNMTFSNILHRDVVFPEYSNAPSISSLCKSLIRKLLLKDENDRLGSQAGASDVKLHPFFKNVQWALLRHTEPPIIPRLAPTDELGNPNIAHLKESKSLDITSSAQNSQTVEVPLSNLKDQEDDPFLSFNSVTVHHDWD is encoded by the coding sequence ATGAGCATTATGGATGTTAGGAGAGATGATggagaaacaaaagttgcATCCATGGGACAATTCACACctggaaaagatgaaaatcaagaaCCGTCCAAGTCATCTTCCAGCTCGAAACCCTCCAAAATACGATCTTTTATGAGACTGTactttaaagaaaaccgaaaatttacattttcaaagaaaaaaaataaggaattGCGTCCCTCGAACCCTTCAGAAGCAGCGTTTCACTCGGATCAGCAAGCAGCATGTACAGAAGAGGACAAGGAGGATTCAAATAAAGAGGAAAATGGTAGCAGGGATGTTTTCTCCACCCCCACAGAAAGTACAGAACCAGCTTCAAGTGCAGCTTCATCGGTTTTGAAtggagaaaacaaagatgcCAATCCTTCGTTTGAAACCGTTGTGCAGAGTTCTACAGATCCATCATCGGCGCATACAACCGATGCACCAAACATGGATTCGGCAGGTCATGTGGGATCTACTGGCGTGGATTCTCTCTTTGTTAAAAAGCGGgacataaaaaaatcattctttAAGGGcggaaaaaagaaaaaagatcCAAATGCGAGGTCTTTATTTAATCCTCGACGTACGAGCCAGTCCAATGGCTCAGAAAATCAACCCCAAAGTGCCAACGTAGATGGTATTAACCCAGCGGAGGAAGGGCGCAAAGTAGTGTcggcaaagaaaaagttcgGCTCTAATGCCAGAAAATACTCCTCAAACTCTGTGAAAATTGGTGATGTTGAAGTCGGGCCATCCAGCTTTGAAAAGGTTTTCTTGCTTGGGAAAGGTGATGTTGGTCGAGTTTATCTGGTTCGTGAGAAAAAGACTGCTCGTTTCTTTGCTATGAAAGTCTTGAGCAAGCAAGAAATGATTAAAAGGCACAAGATAAAACGGGCGTTTGCTGAACAAGAAATTTTGGCTACAAGTAACCACCCTTTCATTGTTACTCTCTatcattcttttcagtCCGAAGAGTACCTCTATTTATGTATGGAGTATTGTATGGGTGGTGAATTTTTTAGAGCCCTACAGCGTCGCCCAGGACGCTGCCTAGCCGAGCATGAGGCTAAATTTTACATCGCTGAAGTTACGGCTGCTCTGGAATACCTCCATCTTATGGGTTTTATCTACCGTGATTTAAAACCtgaaaatattcttttgcatAAATCTGGTCATATCATGCTTTCCGACTTTGATCTTTCTAAACAGTCAGGTTCCATCGGCTCTCCAACTGTTATTCAAGCTCGTAATAGCAGTCCATCTGCGCAAAGTACTTACGCCTTGGATACCAAATCTTGTATTGCTAATTTCCGTActaattcttttgttggtaCAGAGGAATACATTGCTCCTGAAGTTATCAAAGGTTGTGGCCATACAAGCGCCGTGGATTGGTGGACTTTGGGTATTCTATTTTATGAAATGCTTTATGCTACTACGCctttcaaaggaaaaaatcgaaatatgacattttcaaatatcTTGCATCGTGATGTTGTATTCCCGGAGTATTCTAATGCTCCTTCCATCTCTAGCTTGTGTAAGTCCCTTATTAGAAAGCTATTATTGAAAGATGAAAACGATCGTTTAGGTTCTCAAGCAGGTGCATCCGACGTGAAGTTACatccatttttcaaaaatgttCAGTGGGCTTTACTGCGTCACACTGAACCGCCGATTATACCTCGTCTTGCCCCTACAGATGAATTGGGCAATCCAAACATTGCtcatttaaaagaaagcaagaGTTTGGACATAACTTCCTCAGCTCAAAATTCTCAGACAGTTGAAGTTCCTCTATCTAATCTTAAAGACCAAGAAGAcgatccttttctttcgtttaaCTCAGTTACCGTACATCACGATTGGGACTAA
- the trm12 gene encoding tRNA 4-demethylwyosine alpha-amino-alpha-carboxypropyltransferase Trm12, whose protein sequence is MISLLVPKSKAKQWKDYLQSHNCFLKSIGIVSGSKIAAYLVNQTGDVPLDKYVLIPTSYEENNLPKEIIDCCDLQIIHNASLRTGMERNSLQERVLACVAGAIGKRVAAEQFIVPTRFVIYPPMALLSSSSFSTKEWFAFFQQYRNTEVVNKLFSIFAEEWKVTHIALNEPIPINDIMRRPLALRPLYGNFGKPVWGEPSTEDFENAFWVHCRQNGIYQTWAPLYTMFSRGNSIEKARVLNFENIHNEVIADLYAGIGYFSFSYVKGKAKSVVCWEINPWSIEALRRAAIVNNWSVCVVRHNEDYNFRMGSHQLVVFHESNEYAHARLGSLDTSAKHVNLGMLPSSRDAWNLSASIVKREPGSFIHVHENVMEDRIERYGKEINEEFKNKLKMQTTYQVNRVKSFSPRVWHVVYDIRII, encoded by the coding sequence ATGATTTCCCTTTTGGTCCCTaaatcaaaagcaaaacaatggAAAGACTATTTACAAAGTCataattgttttcttaaatCAATTGGGATCGTCTCAGGCTCAAAAATAGCCGCTTATTTGGTAAATCAGACAGGCGATGTTCCTTTAGACAAATATGTACTCATACCCACTTCTTATGAGGAAAATAATTTACCGAAAGAAATAATTGACTGCTGTGATCTCCAAATTATTCATAATGCGTCGTTGCGAACGGGTATGGAAAGGAATTCCTTACAAGAACGCGTCTTGGCTTGTGTAGCTGGAGCAATTGGAAAACGAGTAGCGGCAGAACAATTCATTGTTCCTACGAGGTTCGTTATATATCCCCCAATGGCTCTTTTATCTTCAAGTAGCTTCTCTACGAAGGAATGGTTTGCGTTCTTTCAGCAATACAGGAATACGGAGGTAGTTAATAAGcttttttcgatttttgCAGAGGAGTGGAAAGTAACGCATATCGCATTAAATGAGCCGATTCCCATAAATGATATTATGAGAAGGCCATTGGCTTTGCGACCTCTTTATGGTAATTTTGGTAAACCAGTGTGGGGAGAACCTAGCACcgaagattttgaaaacgCGTTTTGGGTTCATTGCAGACAGAATGGAATCTATCAAACATGGGCACCTCTTTATACAATGTTTTCTCGTGGAAACTCGATTGAAAAAGCCAGAGTCttaaactttgaaaatattcataATGAGGTTATTGCCGATTTATACGCTGGCATTggatatttttctttttcatatgtCAAAGGAAAAGCCAAAAGTGTTGTTTGTTGGGAAATTAATCCGTGGAGCATCGAAGCTTTACGACGAGCTGCTATTGTTAACAATTGGTCTGTCTGCGTCGTTCGGCATAACGAGGATTACAACTTTAGAATGGGATCTCATCAACTTGTAGTATTCCATGAGAGCAATGAATACGCGCATGCACGTTTAGGTTCTTTAGACACGTCGGCTAAACACGTCAATCTTGGAATGCTTCCTTCTAGTAGAGATGCGTGGAACTTGAGCGCCTCAATTGTTAAGCGAGAACCTGGATCTTTTATTCATGTACATGAAAACGTAATGGAGGATCGTATTGAAAGATATGGTAAGGAAATAAACGAGGAgtttaaaaacaaactgaAAATGCAAACTACTTATCAAGTTAATCGGGTGAAATCGTTTTCGCCGCGAGTTTGGCATGTTGTATATGATATACGGATAATTTAG
- the trm2 gene encoding tRNA (m5U54) methyltransferase Trm2, protein MIVSVFQRGHFPKLLFTKFLRSSFSTSTSYHMTTELNRPLQVPEISNKRARKLSKRRAKKPVVEGSAGHVLQLDIENLLEHQPLANIPFERFQEIEVDIVYLSSSGDGIGLVLDGRYAVVVPFSLPGDKVKAKLHFLADTYALADFLGVLTPSKDRDDSLIGCKYFGKCGGCQYQMLPYEKQLEQKKKVIEKAFRYFSKLDPSKLPQVENTIGSPLEYNYRTKITPHFDVPKGGTSGPLTIGFQEKGRRRVLDIEECPIATKQINESYPKIIGEVQDRASTYKRGATILMRDSMNSNGEHSVITDHKAIVTESFGDFKFVFPAGAFFQNNNSILPDFTGYVRKQLLNPFKHENFQKPKYFVDAYCGSGLFSIACSEGFESVIGVEISADSVHYAKENAQRNNVSNTNFIVGEAEKIFSSIKTPSAETAMVIDPPRKGCDQVFLNQLLEYGPSRAVYISCNVHTQARDVGYILHHELGKNYKIDEIRGFDLFPQSHHVESILTLTKLNY, encoded by the exons ATGATAGTTTCAGTGTTTCAAAGAGGTCACTTTCCtaaacttctttttaccaaatttttGCGCTCCTCATTTTCAACATCAACTTCATACCATATGACTACTGAATTAAATCGGCCGTTGCAAGTGCCAGAAATTTCTAACAAAAGAGCAAgaaaactttcaaaaagacGTGCTAAAAAGCCTGTCGTAGAAGGAAGTGCTGGCCATGTATTGCAATTAGACATTGAGAATCTCTTGGAGCATCAACCTTTGGCGAATATACCCTTTGAAAGATTTCAAGAAATAGAAGTAGATATAGTGTATTTGAGTTCCTCAG GAGATGGAATTGGCTTAGTTTTGGACGGTCGTTACGCTGTCGTTGTACCCTTTTCACTACCCGGAGATAAAGTGAAAGCTAAATTGCACTTTTTAGCAGA TACATATGCTCTGGCTGATTTTCTAGGAGTGTTAACACCTTCCAAAGATAGAGATGACTCCCTAATTGGATGTAaatattttggaaaatgcGGAGGTTGTCAATACCAAATGCTTCCCTATGAGAAGCAACTTGagcagaagaaaaaggtaatCGAAAAGGCCTTTCggtatttttcaaagttggACCCTTCAAAGCTTCCACAGGTTGAAAATACGATAGGAAGCCCTTTGGAGTATAACTACAGAACTAAAATCACTCCTCATTTTGACGTTCCTAAAGGCGGTACGAGTGGACCATTGACCATTGGTTTTCAAGAGAAAGGTAGAAGACGAGTATTGGATATTGAAGAGTGTCCAATAGCTACGAAGCAAATAAATGAATCATATCCAAAGATAATTGGCGAGGTACAAGATCGTGCATCTACATACAAGCGAGGAGCCACAATTCTCATGCGTGATTCCATGAACAGCAATGGGGAACATTCGGTCATCACTGACCACAAAGCTATTGTTACTGAGTCATTTGGAGATTTCAAGTTCGTGTTCCCAGCAGGtgcattttttcaaaataataaCTCAATTTTGCCTGACTTTACTGGTTATGTTAGAAAACAGTTGCTGAATCCCTTCAAACATGAAAACTTTCAAAAGCCGAAGTACTTTGTTGATGCTTACTGTGGATCAGGATTGTTTAGTATCGCTTGCTCGGAAGGATTTGAATCTGTAATCGGTGTTGAAATTTCTGCTGACAGTGTACATTATGCAAAGGAAAATGCTCAGCGAAATAACGTTTCTAATACAAACTTCATTGTTGGAGAAGCagaaaagatattttcA AGCATTAAAACGCCCTCTGCGGAGACTGCGATGGTAATTGATCCTCCTAGAAAGGGGTGTGACCAAGTTTTTTTGAACCAATTGTTAGAGTATGGACCATCCCGTGCTGTTTACATTTCCTGTAACGTTCATACCCAAGCTCGAGATGTCGGGTATATCCTGCATCATGAACTTGGTAAAAACTATAAAATCGACGAAATTCGTGGTTTTGATTTGTTCCCACAATCCCATCATGTCGAAAGCATTTTG ACTTTGACAAAACTCAACTATTGA